One Rosa chinensis cultivar Old Blush chromosome 3, RchiOBHm-V2, whole genome shotgun sequence DNA window includes the following coding sequences:
- the LOC112193735 gene encoding uncharacterized protein LOC112193735: protein MRRQDSCSSDMRLDPAASASAHHGDPNAKTMGCMSGIICFLSKYHRTNFRKCKFLTFGKTQNQEKNNGRVGNGSSSPGSSSTTIQAASTNRIVAQLTELNKIGDKSPSSHISYLQAVSCNIVPRSPTLPADIRRRSAPSLVIARLMGLEEEEAPSIQVQDQYYYSRITGQKRQQLLGALEKCDRDLKALKQMIEAVGAPPKKSMEAIDNTVVVINKGIKKRSSDGAILKKSSSELQPSCVSVLDDESSTRSPFSNPHHHYSKKQISFNINYGRAQQRKIAGEEDYYLSNPPSINNKFTTESSVAAFDENKTRPDYHAIVEESTVDQVCRDIAWGEKRELGRIGLALQDLIYKNLIQELVAEMDYSKYSNPVCSLPFEACKRRLSF from the exons ATGAGACGACAGGACAGCTGCAGTAGTGATATGCGGTTAGACCCAGCAGCATCTGCCTCTGCTCACCATGGAGATCCGAATGCAAAGACCATGGGCTGCATGTCCGGCATTATTTGCTTTCTCTCCAAATACCACCGTACTAATTTCCGCAAATGCAAATTCCTCACATTTG GGAAAACGCAAAATCAAGAGAAGAATAATGGGCGGGTTGGTAATGGTTCCTCTTCTCCCGGATCGTCATCAACAACAATCCAAGCTGCTTCCACTAACAGAATAGTGGCCCAACTAAcagaattaaacaaaattggagACAAGTCACCATCCTCGCATATTAGTTATCTCCAGGCAGTCTCATGTAATATTGTGCCAAGAAGCCCGACACTTCCAGCAGATATTCGGCGGCGATCAGCACCATCACTGGTAATAGCGCGGCTTATGGGgttggaagaggaagaggctCCATCAATACAAGTTCAAGATCAGTACTACTACTCGAGGATAACTGGCCAGAAGAGGCAACAGCTGCTGGGAGCATTGGAAAAATGCGACCGAGATTTGAAGGCGCTCAAGCAGATGATAGAAGCTGTTGGTGCGCCACCGAAAAAATCAATGGAGGCGATTGACAATACTGTTGTTGTTATTAATAAGGGAATTAAGAAGAGGTCTAGTGATGGTGCTATTTTGAAGAAGAGTAGTAGTGAGCTGCAGCCGAGTTGTGTTTCTGTGCTTGACGACGAGTCCAGTACTCGTTCTCCCTTCAGCAACCCCCACCACCACTACTCCAAGAAACAAATATCGTTCAATATTAATTACG GGCGAGCACAACAAAGGAAGATAGCTGGAGAAGAAGACTACTACTTGAGTAATCCTCCAAGTATAaataacaagttcactacagaATCGTCAGTAGCCGCATTTGATGAGAACAAGACCCGTCCTGACTACCATGCTATTGTCGAAGAGAGTACTGTGGATCAAGTATGTAGAGACATTGCCTGGGGTGAGAAAAGAGAATTGGGAAGAATAGGCTTGGCTTTACAGGACCTTATCTACAAAAACTTGATTCAAGAGCTCGTCGCTGAAATGGATTATTCAAAATATTCTAATCCTGTGTGCTCACTACCCTTTGAGGCATGTAAGAGAAGACTATCATtctaa